A portion of the Elusimicrobiota bacterium genome contains these proteins:
- a CDS encoding DUF350 domain-containing protein: MFNTRVIVSLFEFMLAVVMSGVVIALTYKIFIRANPDFNMENEIRKGNAAVGTLMAAILFAASMILQKGMSAVVSMFRLYMSAPGESPFGLGKLALLCFAHLGISMLLAVITISVTLRLFGRLDKTLHAGKELQKGNLAVGILLAGVVLVAALYVGEGVSSISKAMVPQPSIGRIEIMK, from the coding sequence ATGTTCAACACAAGAGTCATAGTGAGCCTGTTTGAATTTATGCTTGCGGTAGTTATGTCAGGGGTGGTAATAGCCTTGACCTATAAAATATTCATACGGGCCAATCCGGATTTCAACATGGAAAACGAAATAAGGAAAGGCAACGCCGCGGTAGGCACGCTTATGGCGGCAATACTGTTTGCCGCCTCCATGATATTGCAGAAAGGCATGAGCGCAGTGGTCAGCATGTTCCGCCTGTATATGTCCGCCCCTGGCGAAAGCCCGTTCGGCCTTGGAAAACTGGCGCTGCTCTGCTTTGCACATCTCGGCATATCCATGCTGCTGGCCGTAATAACCATTTCAGTCACGCTGCGGCTTTTCGGCAGGCTGGACAAAACCCTGCACGCCGGCAAAGAACTGCAAAAAGGCAATCTGGCGGTGGGAATACTGCTGGCGGGCGTTGTGCTGGTGGCCGCGCTTTATGTGGGCGAGGGCGTAAGTTCAATTTCAAAAGCCATGGTGCCCCAGCCCTCCATAGGCAGAATAGAGATAATGAAGTAG
- the metH gene encoding methionine synthase — NLLKEKIIIFDGATGSYLQTMALKPADYGKPEYEGLNEYLSISKPEAVTRVHEDYLKAGADVIETNTFGANSAVLAEYGLQGSAKELNLASVKLAKAAAAKYSTPDKPRFVAGSIGPTNKSIFVTGGVTFDQMRGLYLEQINAMLEAGVDILLLETAHDIMNLKAGLVAARQALGSKLGQVPVIASVTMDSFGLMLSGHNTEAVYSALSHFPLSALGFNCGAGPKNMGARLEALSKVSPFPIFCMPNAGLPNENGLYTQTPEDFAASMLGFAKKGWLNIAGGCCGTLPGHIKALSSALRGVKPGVRRVDHPWTLSGVEALYSEDIEPPVMAGERNNSIGSKKFRDIVAAGHWDEAVEMARAQVKAGAHVLDVCLSNPERNEIEDINTFIPMLIKAVRVPLMIDTTDVKAMEEVLKYAPGKIILNSVNFEFGEDKPRKVAGLCKTYGAKLVFGCIDENKEEGMARTAQRKVTIARRAYRFLTADCALPEEDIIFDPLVFPVGVGPEYAATAHETLKAVAEIKKLFPKTKTVLGVSNVSFGLPPAGREILNSVFLHHLVGAGLGVAIVNIEKLKRYASMAPDEKAMAEDLIFARNANAASVFAEYFRGVKKAALTETKSAALPPEEALEAKISDGSKEGVEELVNKLLEKYGPLEIINGPVLKAMGSVGKKFAAGELIVTEVLQSAEVTKKAVAVMESALKAAKAPKRGKVLLATVKGDVHDIGKNLVNIIFESNGFEVLDLGVKVPSETIVEAALKEKPDFIGLSGLLVRSTEQMAITARELALAGISCPLLVGGAALTAKYTENNIVPVYKGQVFYAQDAMGGLNYALGSAIASNQSPVTGNQSKEATINSSSFSRGQRQRPATGQSHSHQPSVADSAIGPRQASVTALYPDNIPVPADLDKHILNDFDLSGLFENLNYDLFNLRFLKLKKTDIKKVEDVKKHVEELKTEIISGKLLKARGVYRFFPVKSSGNSINVYKTDAKTKIETFYFPRQTVGDRLSIPDFISPDGSKTDYMAFFAVTCGEGVMELSKAERERGNYLRSYMIEALALTLAEAFAEAVHAIIRKDWGFVNEAPVKPLHLAKYRGKRYSFGYPVCPELSGQTKLFKLLEPEAAINLKLTDNLMMEPEASVSAFVLHNPKAVYFGI, encoded by the coding sequence AACCTGCTTAAAGAAAAAATAATTATTTTTGACGGCGCCACCGGCTCCTATCTGCAGACCATGGCGCTTAAACCCGCCGATTACGGCAAACCGGAATACGAGGGCTTGAACGAATATCTCTCGATTTCAAAACCCGAGGCCGTCACGCGCGTGCACGAGGATTATCTTAAAGCCGGGGCCGATGTTATAGAAACCAACACTTTCGGTGCCAATTCGGCGGTGCTGGCCGAGTACGGCCTGCAGGGTTCGGCAAAAGAGCTGAACCTCGCCTCGGTTAAGCTGGCCAAAGCGGCTGCGGCTAAATATTCAACTCCGGATAAGCCCAGGTTCGTGGCGGGTTCAATAGGCCCCACCAACAAATCCATTTTTGTGACCGGTGGGGTGACCTTTGACCAGATGCGTGGGCTCTACCTTGAACAGATAAACGCCATGCTTGAGGCCGGGGTTGATATTCTGCTGCTTGAAACCGCCCACGACATAATGAACCTGAAAGCGGGCCTTGTGGCAGCGCGCCAGGCGCTGGGCTCTAAATTGGGACAGGTACCGGTCATAGCGTCGGTTACCATGGATTCATTCGGTCTTATGCTGAGCGGCCACAATACCGAGGCGGTCTATTCCGCCTTAAGCCATTTCCCGCTTTCAGCTTTAGGCTTTAACTGCGGAGCCGGCCCTAAAAACATGGGCGCGCGCCTGGAAGCGCTTTCAAAAGTGTCGCCGTTCCCGATATTCTGCATGCCGAACGCCGGTCTGCCTAACGAGAACGGCCTCTATACGCAAACGCCTGAGGATTTTGCCGCTTCAATGCTTGGCTTCGCAAAAAAGGGCTGGCTTAATATTGCGGGCGGCTGCTGCGGCACGCTGCCCGGCCATATAAAGGCTTTAAGCTCCGCCCTTCGCGGCGTGAAACCGGGCGTTCGGCGCGTGGACCACCCCTGGACGCTTTCCGGGGTTGAGGCGCTTTATTCTGAAGACATAGAGCCGCCCGTGATGGCCGGCGAGCGCAATAATTCCATCGGTTCTAAAAAATTCCGTGACATAGTGGCCGCGGGGCATTGGGACGAGGCGGTCGAGATGGCCCGGGCCCAGGTTAAGGCCGGAGCCCATGTGCTGGACGTGTGCCTTTCCAATCCTGAGAGGAACGAAATTGAGGATATAAACACCTTTATTCCAATGCTGATCAAAGCGGTGCGGGTGCCGCTTATGATAGATACCACTGATGTAAAGGCGATGGAAGAAGTTTTAAAATACGCGCCGGGCAAGATAATACTCAATTCGGTTAATTTTGAATTCGGCGAGGATAAACCCCGCAAAGTGGCCGGGCTTTGCAAAACCTATGGCGCGAAGCTGGTGTTCGGCTGCATAGACGAGAACAAGGAAGAAGGCATGGCCCGCACGGCCCAGCGCAAAGTCACCATCGCGCGGCGCGCTTATCGGTTTTTGACCGCGGATTGCGCCTTGCCGGAAGAAGACATAATTTTTGATCCGCTGGTGTTCCCGGTGGGTGTGGGCCCCGAGTACGCCGCCACGGCGCATGAAACCCTAAAGGCCGTGGCCGAGATAAAAAAGCTGTTCCCGAAAACAAAAACCGTGCTCGGAGTCAGCAATGTTTCGTTCGGCCTGCCGCCGGCCGGCCGCGAAATACTCAACTCGGTGTTCCTTCATCATTTGGTGGGCGCGGGGCTGGGCGTGGCGATAGTAAATATTGAAAAACTTAAAAGATACGCTTCCATGGCGCCGGATGAAAAAGCCATGGCCGAAGATCTGATATTCGCGCGCAACGCTAACGCCGCTTCGGTTTTCGCCGAATATTTCAGGGGCGTAAAAAAAGCCGCGCTGACCGAAACCAAAAGCGCCGCCCTGCCGCCCGAAGAGGCCCTCGAGGCCAAAATAAGCGACGGTTCAAAAGAAGGCGTTGAGGAATTGGTGAATAAACTGCTTGAGAAATACGGCCCGCTTGAAATAATAAACGGCCCGGTGCTTAAAGCCATGGGTTCGGTGGGCAAAAAATTCGCGGCCGGCGAGCTGATAGTCACCGAAGTGCTGCAGAGCGCCGAAGTGACAAAAAAAGCCGTAGCTGTAATGGAAAGCGCTTTAAAGGCGGCAAAAGCCCCGAAGCGCGGCAAAGTGCTTCTTGCCACGGTTAAAGGCGATGTGCATGACATAGGAAAGAACCTTGTAAATATTATTTTTGAATCCAACGGCTTTGAGGTACTGGACCTGGGCGTCAAAGTGCCTTCGGAAACTATTGTGGAAGCGGCGCTGAAAGAAAAGCCCGACTTTATCGGGCTCTCCGGGCTGCTTGTCCGTTCAACCGAGCAGATGGCTATAACCGCGCGCGAGCTTGCGCTGGCGGGTATAAGCTGTCCGCTGCTTGTGGGGGGGGCCGCATTAACCGCGAAGTACACAGAAAACAATATCGTGCCGGTTTATAAGGGCCAGGTGTTTTACGCCCAGGACGCCATGGGCGGGCTTAATTACGCGCTGGGCAGCGCGATTGCCAGTAACCAGTCGCCGGTAACCGGTAACCAGTCAAAAGAGGCAACTATTAATTCTTCATCCTTCAGTCGCGGACAGCGCCAGAGGCCCGCGACAGGCCAGAGTCACAGCCATCAGCCTTCAGTCGCGGACAGCGCCATAGGCCCGCGACAGGCCAGTGTCACAGCCTTATATCCTGACAATATTCCTGTTCCCGCCGATCTGGATAAACACATACTGAACGATTTTGATCTAAGCGGGCTTTTTGAAAACCTTAATTACGACCTGTTCAACCTCCGGTTCCTTAAACTGAAAAAAACGGACATTAAAAAAGTTGAGGATGTCAAAAAACATGTGGAAGAGCTGAAGACTGAGATAATCTCAGGGAAACTGCTTAAAGCGCGCGGGGTTTACCGCTTTTTCCCGGTTAAAAGTTCAGGCAATTCAATCAATGTTTACAAGACTGACGCAAAAACCAAAATAGAAACTTTCTATTTTCCAAGGCAGACCGTCGGCGATAGGCTTTCAATACCGGATTTCATTTCGCCGGACGGATCAAAAACGGACTACATGGCGTTTTTCGCCGTAACCTGCGGCGAGGGTGTGATGGAACTTTCAAAAGCCGAGCGGGAAAGGGGCAACTACCTGCGTTCTTACATGATAGAGGCCCTGGCGCTGACTCTCGCCGAAGCTTTTGCCGAAGCTGTTCACGCCATTATAAGAAAAGATTGGGGTTTTGTTAACGAAGCGCCCGTTAAACCGCTGCACCTCGCGAAATACCGCGGCAAGCGCTACAGTTTCGGCTACCCGGTCTGCCCGGAGCTGTCGGGGCAGACTAAACTTTTTAAATTGCTTGAACCCGAAGCGGCAATAAACCTGAAGCTTACCGACAACCTGATGATGGAACCCGAAGCCTCGGTGTCGGCTTTCGTCCTTCACAACCCCAAAGCGGTATATTTTGGAATTTAA